A single region of the Thermodesulfatator indicus DSM 15286 genome encodes:
- a CDS encoding transposase, with the protein MPRIPRLLTNHPKAAYHVISRTALPGHNVLGPEEKEHLLNLISWLSQVYFVEVYGFAIMGNHFHLLCRMLPEDKFSDEEVARRIKLYYRGKRKVFIYKELLAKWRERLASLSRYVQDIKQRFSRWYNKRVDRKGYFWADRFKSVIIETGEALLNCLAYIELNPVRAGIVEKPEDYRWCSLGYRARLGTGKNFLSLDLGLPSYADKSEQEKLRLYREFVYGKGGIGEPEKLTKTKEFVYRTRYFSESLVIGSKRFLEETGKEIKKFFSKKQQKLIPDRGILIL; encoded by the coding sequence ATGCCAAGAATCCCTCGTTTGCTAACCAACCATCCCAAAGCCGCTTATCACGTCATTTCTCGTACGGCTTTACCCGGCCACAACGTGCTCGGCCCTGAAGAAAAAGAACACCTACTCAATCTCATTAGCTGGCTCTCTCAGGTATACTTCGTAGAAGTCTATGGCTTTGCTATCATGGGTAACCACTTCCATCTCCTCTGCCGCATGCTTCCCGAAGACAAATTCTCTGACGAGGAAGTAGCTCGCCGCATAAAGCTCTATTACCGGGGCAAGCGCAAAGTCTTTATCTACAAAGAACTTCTTGCCAAATGGCGCGAGCGCTTAGCTAGCCTCTCCCGCTATGTCCAGGACATCAAGCAAAGATTCTCCCGCTGGTATAACAAACGCGTTGACCGCAAAGGCTACTTCTGGGCTGACAGGTTTAAGTCCGTAATCATTGAAACTGGAGAGGCCTTGCTTAATTGCCTGGCCTACATTGAACTGAACCCGGTGCGGGCAGGGATTGTAGAAAAGCCGGAAGACTACCGCTGGTGCTCGCTAGGATACCGAGCAAGATTAGGGACAGGCAAAAATTTTCTCTCGCTTGACCTAGGCCTTCCTTCTTATGCCGACAAATCCGAACAAGAGAAACTCAGACTCTACCGAGAGTTCGTCTATGGTAAAGGCGGCATTGGTGAGCCTGAAAAATTAACTAAAACCAAAGAATTCGTATATCGGACACGTTATTTTTCTGAAAGTCTCGTAATTGGTTCAAAGCGTTTCCTAGAGGAAACCGGCAAAGAAATAAAAAAGTTCTTTTCTAAAAAACAGCAAAAGCTTATTCCTGATAGAGGAATACTCATATTGTGA
- a CDS encoding FmdE family protein, producing the protein MNIFEVPFEEILAESVKTHGHLCAGQVIGVRMALLGLRLIGIKDPKGADRKKFLVFVEIDRCATDAIQSVTGASLGKRSLKFLDYGIMAATFLNLETKEAYRIIAREEARELSKNYFPEIPDKYRRQLEAYRVMPEEELFDIQKVEVELSDFDLPGRPLKRVQCEACGVWVQDGREVLKDGRVLCRPCAHGSYFRLAGFTPELGKIGQKLKKK; encoded by the coding sequence ATGAACATTTTTGAAGTCCCTTTTGAAGAAATTTTGGCTGAGTCCGTCAAAACGCATGGGCACTTATGCGCAGGCCAAGTCATAGGAGTTAGAATGGCCTTACTGGGGCTTCGCCTAATCGGCATAAAAGACCCCAAAGGCGCTGACCGCAAGAAATTTCTTGTTTTCGTTGAGATTGACCGCTGTGCCACCGACGCCATACAATCTGTTACCGGGGCAAGCCTTGGTAAGCGTTCTTTAAAATTCTTAGACTACGGCATAATGGCCGCTACTTTTCTAAACCTTGAAACCAAAGAGGCCTATCGCATCATCGCCCGCGAAGAGGCTCGCGAGCTTTCCAAAAACTATTTTCCAGAAATACCCGACAAATATCGCCGCCAGCTTGAGGCTTACAGAGTTATGCCCGAAGAAGAACTTTTTGACATTCAAAAAGTAGAAGTGGAATTGTCTGACTTTGACTTACCTGGGAGGCCACTTAAGCGGGTTCAGTGTGAAGCCTGCGGGGTATGGGTGCAAGACGGCCGCGAGGTTCTGAAAGACGGCCGGGTTTTATGCCGCCCCTGTGCTCATGGAAGCTACTTCCGCCTGGCTGGTTTCACGCCAGAGCTTGGAAAGATTGGTCAAAAGCTCAAGAAGAAATAA
- the holB gene encoding DNA polymerase III subunit delta', whose translation MSALEAKILSFSEIKGQEKALAILKQAQEENRLPHAYLFLGPEGVGRETTALSLFRRLLCVKQSGCGECVPCKKFERGNHPDVEIIQPQGKSIKIEQIRELEAKLYFRPLEAERRFILFTDAEAMTREAANALLKSLEEPPAYTLFVLIAKSTEGLLPTIVSRCQVLRFRPIPKDTLKELLVKRLGITSEEAEGLAILAEGSVARALRLAEKGYLEELARLVKAIATGKPHLIVSVAEVLPKLGEDLPLFWELVLVWLRQALVNELGLDEFPALFPEKPPRDFIIPALEKIEKAFLALQMNLNQELFLLELLTNLSKLWRETSQAEVASMSTGAA comes from the coding sequence ATGTCAGCTTTAGAGGCAAAGATTCTTTCTTTTTCAGAAATAAAAGGCCAGGAAAAAGCTCTGGCCATTCTAAAACAGGCTCAAGAGGAAAACCGCCTGCCGCACGCTTATCTTTTTCTCGGCCCAGAGGGCGTGGGGCGGGAGACTACGGCTCTTTCTCTTTTTAGGCGCCTCTTATGTGTTAAGCAAAGTGGCTGCGGTGAATGCGTCCCCTGTAAAAAGTTTGAGCGAGGTAATCACCCTGACGTAGAGATTATTCAGCCCCAGGGTAAAAGTATAAAAATTGAACAGATAAGAGAACTTGAAGCCAAACTTTATTTCAGACCCCTTGAGGCCGAAAGGCGATTCATTCTTTTTACCGATGCAGAGGCTATGACCCGCGAAGCCGCCAATGCCCTTCTTAAGTCTCTTGAAGAACCGCCAGCCTATACCCTTTTTGTTTTAATTGCCAAAAGCACCGAAGGACTTTTGCCCACCATTGTTTCCCGTTGTCAGGTGCTAAGGTTTAGACCCATTCCCAAGGATACTTTAAAAGAACTGTTGGTTAAGAGATTAGGTATAACTTCTGAAGAAGCAGAAGGCCTCGCTATACTGGCGGAAGGAAGCGTGGCACGTGCTTTGCGTTTGGCGGAAAAAGGCTATCTTGAAGAACTCGCTCGCCTGGTAAAGGCTATAGCTACCGGTAAGCCTCATCTAATAGTTTCGGTGGCCGAAGTATTGCCCAAACTAGGAGAGGACTTACCCCTTTTTTGGGAGCTTGTCTTGGTATGGCTCAGGCAGGCGCTGGTAAATGAGCTTGGTCTAGATGAATTTCCAGCTCTTTTCCCTGAAAAGCCGCCAAGGGATTTCATAATTCCCGCCCTTGAAAAAATAGAAAAGGCTTTTTTGGCCCTGCAGATGAATCTTAACCAGGAGTTATTTCTTCTTGAGCTTTTGACCAATCTTTCCAAGCTCTGGCGTGAAACCAGCCAGGCGGAAGTAGCTTCCATGAGCACAGGGGCGGCATAA
- the murA gene encoding UDP-N-acetylglucosamine 1-carboxyvinyltransferase has product MSEICIFVEGGYRLSGEVEISGAKNAALPALAATLLALGEYKFSNVPDLLDVNTMLELLALLGARYQMNGRSLFVDTSQAEDTLAPYEIVNRMRASVLVLGPLVARAGKARVALPGGCPIGKRPIDLHLKGLEAMGAKISSEHGDIVAKAPKRGLYGAEINLDFPSVTATENLMMAATLARGKTIIRNAAKEPEVVFLGDMLCSMGAKISGHGSETITVYGVKELNPAEIEIIPDRIEAGTYLIAPAISGGEVLVKNVRPDHLESVLAVLKEMGLKLEVGEKEILSRRSKKLKPLKIRTAPYPGFPTDLQAQIMAALSTVKGTSVIVETIFEDRFLHVDELRRLGADITVEGRVAVVNGVKRLQAAPVKATDLRASASLVLAGLGAEGITQISDIYHLKRGYEALCEKFSKIGAKIWEGPCQL; this is encoded by the coding sequence ATGTCAGAAATTTGTATTTTCGTAGAAGGCGGGTACCGTCTTTCTGGAGAAGTAGAGATAAGTGGCGCAAAAAACGCTGCGTTGCCGGCTCTCGCCGCTACCCTTTTAGCCCTTGGAGAATATAAGTTTTCAAATGTTCCAGACCTTCTAGATGTAAATACCATGCTTGAACTCCTCGCTCTCCTTGGGGCCAGATACCAAATGAACGGCCGCAGTCTTTTTGTAGATACCTCACAGGCTGAAGATACTTTAGCTCCCTACGAGATTGTAAACCGCATGAGGGCTTCGGTGTTGGTGTTAGGCCCTCTAGTAGCCAGAGCTGGTAAGGCCAGGGTAGCCCTTCCAGGTGGCTGCCCTATAGGGAAGAGGCCTATTGACCTGCACCTAAAAGGCCTGGAAGCTATGGGCGCCAAGATAAGTAGCGAACACGGAGACATAGTGGCCAAAGCTCCCAAACGCGGGCTTTACGGAGCTGAAATCAATCTTGACTTTCCCTCGGTTACCGCCACGGAAAACCTTATGATGGCCGCTACTCTTGCCCGCGGTAAAACCATAATCAGAAACGCCGCTAAAGAGCCCGAAGTCGTTTTTCTGGGAGACATGCTTTGTTCCATGGGAGCCAAAATTTCAGGTCATGGTTCAGAAACTATCACCGTTTACGGCGTAAAAGAGCTGAATCCCGCCGAAATAGAGATTATTCCGGATCGCATTGAAGCTGGCACTTATCTTATAGCCCCGGCTATTTCTGGAGGAGAAGTTTTAGTAAAAAATGTAAGGCCTGATCATCTTGAGTCAGTCTTAGCCGTGCTAAAAGAAATGGGACTCAAGCTAGAAGTAGGAGAAAAAGAGATTCTTTCCAGGCGGAGCAAAAAATTAAAGCCTTTAAAAATAAGAACCGCCCCTTATCCCGGTTTCCCTACTGACCTTCAAGCCCAGATAATGGCGGCTTTGAGTACGGTAAAAGGAACTTCGGTAATTGTGGAGACCATTTTTGAAGACCGTTTCCTCCATGTGGACGAATTAAGAAGGCTTGGGGCAGACATTACTGTGGAAGGCCGCGTAGCCGTAGTTAACGGGGTTAAAAGGCTTCAGGCCGCTCCAGTTAAAGCTACGGATTTAAGGGCCAGTGCCTCGCTAGTTCTAGCAGGGCTTGGAGCCGAAGGTATAACTCAGATAAGTGATATCTATCACCTAAAAAGGGGCTACGAAGCCCTTTGTGAGAAATTTTCTAAAATTGGGGCCAAGATCTGGGAAGGTCCATGTCAGCTTTAG
- the prmC gene encoding peptide chain release factor N(5)-glutamine methyltransferase, which translates to MPYVKDVLEEAQKLLVAKGFTQEEAAFEARFILSFLLKKRPLDIFTVQEISPAVASRFFELIKRRGDGVPTAYLLGEAEFYGRSFKVGPGVLIPRPETEILVETALEFISPGAGVLELGVGSGCISLSLALEKRDVKVFGVEYSSRALKYALVNRERYHLENRVFFVQGNWLAPLKEKQVFSLIVSNPPYISEEEFSSLEKSVREHEPLEALLAGPKGLNFIAKTLWEASKYLLPGGYVLLEIGYRQKEDVAALAKKAGYRYDFVKDLLGYERVLVVQKLP; encoded by the coding sequence ATGCCTTACGTGAAAGATGTTCTTGAAGAAGCGCAAAAGTTGCTGGTTGCCAAAGGTTTTACTCAAGAAGAAGCAGCCTTTGAGGCCAGGTTTATTCTTTCTTTCTTACTCAAAAAACGGCCCCTTGATATTTTTACTGTTCAGGAAATTTCGCCAGCAGTCGCTTCACGATTTTTTGAACTTATCAAGCGGCGTGGAGATGGAGTCCCTACGGCCTATCTGCTTGGTGAGGCGGAGTTTTACGGCCGATCTTTTAAAGTAGGGCCTGGGGTTTTAATACCTCGCCCGGAAACTGAAATTCTTGTTGAAACCGCGCTTGAATTCATCTCGCCTGGCGCGGGTGTCCTTGAGCTGGGTGTAGGTTCAGGTTGTATTTCTCTCTCTCTTGCCCTTGAAAAACGGGATGTAAAAGTCTTCGGTGTTGAATATAGCTCTCGGGCTTTAAAGTACGCCTTGGTTAACAGAGAGCGCTATCATCTTGAAAATAGGGTTTTCTTTGTCCAGGGAAACTGGCTTGCGCCTTTAAAAGAGAAGCAAGTATTTTCTCTTATAGTAAGTAATCCTCCGTACATTTCCGAAGAAGAATTTTCTTCTCTTGAAAAAAGCGTAAGAGAACACGAGCCCTTGGAGGCTCTTTTAGCAGGGCCAAAGGGTCTTAATTTTATTGCTAAAACCCTTTGGGAAGCCTCCAAATACCTTTTGCCAGGAGGATATGTTCTCCTTGAAATAGGCTATCGGCAAAAAGAAGATGTGGCTGCCCTCGCCAAAAAAGCAGGTTACCGTTATGATTTTGTAAAAGATTTACTGGGATACGAAAGGGTGCTTGTGGTCCAAAAACTTCCCTGA
- a CDS encoding MBL fold metallo-hydrolase, with protein MNKKFYFVARMPDEPGALHRAAEVVRRYQGNINRIHYDRRIDPNTVFFEITLKSEEDYQLVRQELQRLGYLQESIAPLKFLKFNVYLPHRPGALFEFLNYVTEAQANIAFLDFDEKGPHPDRLTVSLTVEGSTLIDKLLNNLKSRYRLEILEYDTWEDNLDNTVFYLKFAQKLRNLIDHAEDEFLLRLLNDINHIVQELTNLNQDPKEVFAAILATGQKIKENTGTSFYADVQQIEVTQDVQLFSFQPPCGGNIFVLKAPHEMVMIDTGFGIYHEDVLKMLQHYGLGDLTQLSRIYITHADADHAGAAGFFDSITYLHEGTWEIIQKANRAYGSRVEGSILEEVYTKLINLFSRFTPPLPEKIKIFPKKVLGLRNIFPIIHRFKVGSLEIEVLESLGGHLYGQVFFYSPVSGLLFTGDSLLNVASFTPERKEFVRLAKILMTSVNVDREKAIREREALIALAKETDETLKPLGRRCLVCGGHGAVSVFEGEELKTYGPVETYHPA; from the coding sequence ATGAATAAAAAATTTTATTTTGTTGCTCGCATGCCAGATGAGCCTGGTGCTCTACATCGAGCGGCTGAAGTTGTAAGAAGGTATCAAGGAAACATTAATCGCATACATTATGACCGCCGCATAGACCCTAACACCGTCTTTTTTGAGATCACCCTTAAAAGCGAAGAAGATTATCAGCTTGTACGTCAGGAATTACAACGTTTGGGATATCTTCAGGAATCAATAGCTCCTCTTAAGTTTTTGAAATTTAATGTGTATTTACCTCATCGCCCTGGCGCTTTATTTGAATTTTTAAACTATGTAACCGAGGCCCAAGCCAATATCGCTTTTCTTGATTTTGATGAAAAAGGTCCTCATCCTGATCGCCTTACCGTTAGCCTAACCGTAGAGGGTAGTACTTTAATTGATAAGCTTCTAAATAATCTTAAGTCTCGTTATCGCTTGGAAATATTGGAATACGACACATGGGAAGATAATCTCGATAATACCGTTTTTTACCTAAAATTTGCCCAAAAATTAAGAAATTTAATAGATCACGCTGAAGACGAGTTCTTGCTGAGGCTCCTTAACGATATCAACCACATTGTCCAGGAGCTCACCAATCTCAATCAAGACCCTAAAGAGGTGTTCGCCGCTATTTTGGCCACAGGCCAAAAAATAAAGGAAAATACTGGGACATCTTTTTATGCTGATGTCCAACAAATAGAAGTAACGCAAGATGTGCAACTGTTCTCTTTTCAGCCCCCTTGTGGAGGAAACATTTTCGTACTCAAAGCTCCACATGAAATGGTTATGATTGACACTGGTTTTGGCATATACCATGAAGACGTACTTAAAATGCTTCAACACTATGGCCTGGGAGATTTGACTCAGCTTTCAAGAATATATATTACCCACGCCGATGCCGATCACGCCGGGGCAGCAGGATTTTTTGATTCTATCACTTATTTACATGAAGGAACCTGGGAAATAATCCAAAAAGCCAACCGAGCCTATGGCTCACGGGTAGAGGGCTCGATTCTTGAAGAAGTTTATACCAAACTTATAAATCTTTTTTCCCGTTTCACCCCTCCTCTCCCTGAAAAAATAAAAATTTTTCCTAAAAAAGTTTTAGGGCTTAGAAACATATTTCCGATAATTCATCGTTTTAAAGTTGGGTCTTTAGAAATAGAAGTACTTGAAAGTTTGGGAGGCCATCTTTATGGCCAGGTCTTTTTCTATTCCCCTGTAAGCGGACTACTTTTTACTGGTGATAGCCTTCTTAACGTTGCAAGTTTTACCCCTGAAAGAAAAGAGTTTGTTCGTTTGGCCAAGATACTTATGACCTCGGTAAATGTAGATCGCGAAAAGGCCATTCGTGAAAGAGAAGCCCTGATAGCTTTGGCCAAAGAAACAGATGAGACATTGAAACCCTTGGGCAGACGTTGCCTTGTATGTGGTGGTCACGGAGCAGTCTCTGTATTTGAAGGGGAAGAGCTTAAAACTTACGGTCCTGTAGAAACTTACCATCCAGCTTGA